A single genomic interval of Granulicella tundricola MP5ACTX9 harbors:
- a CDS encoding putative DNA modification/repair radical SAM protein, with amino-acid sequence MEDFTENCRGGAYPGESKILTTQEKLEILADAAKYDASCASSGAKRAGNGKGIGHSDGMGICHSYTPDGRCVSLLKILLTNVCTYDCVFCVNRVSSDIRRARFTPEEVVNLTLDFYKRNYIEGLFLSSGIIQSPDYTMEQLISVAKQLRQVHNFGGYIHLKAIPGASQLLIDEAGLHADRLSANIELPTQQDLVQLAPEKKSAIIESTMSQIAVRKDEADEDRRKSSLAPKFAAAGQSTQMVVGATPATDRQILTTATHLYGQYKLRRIYYTGFSPYPEADARLPLKAAPLIREHRLYQSDWLMRFYGFQASELTTESQPELSLTEDPKTTWARTHPEFFPVDVNTAPRESILRVPGIGYRNVERILNIRKYHALTREDLRKLNVRLKQSLPYLITTDHLPSSIIPTPEPTPEVQLDLFAPTSALTGSV; translated from the coding sequence ATTGAAGACTTTACAGAAAATTGCCGGGGTGGGGCGTACCCCGGAGAAAGCAAGATCCTGACCACCCAGGAAAAACTCGAGATCCTAGCCGACGCCGCAAAGTATGACGCCTCCTGCGCCTCAAGCGGAGCCAAGCGCGCCGGTAACGGCAAAGGCATCGGCCACTCGGACGGCATGGGCATCTGCCACTCCTACACCCCCGACGGCCGCTGCGTTTCGCTCCTCAAAATCCTCCTCACCAACGTCTGCACCTACGACTGCGTCTTCTGCGTCAACCGCGTCTCCTCGGACATCCGCCGAGCCCGCTTCACCCCGGAAGAGGTTGTCAACCTCACCCTCGACTTCTACAAACGCAACTACATCGAAGGCCTCTTCCTCTCCTCCGGCATCATCCAGTCGCCCGACTACACCATGGAGCAGCTCATCTCCGTAGCAAAGCAACTCCGCCAGGTCCACAACTTCGGCGGCTACATCCACCTCAAAGCCATCCCCGGGGCCTCCCAGCTCCTGATAGACGAAGCCGGCCTCCACGCCGACCGCCTCTCCGCCAACATCGAGCTCCCCACCCAGCAAGACCTGGTCCAGCTAGCCCCGGAAAAGAAATCCGCGATCATCGAATCCACAATGTCCCAGATCGCCGTCCGCAAGGACGAAGCCGACGAAGACCGCCGCAAATCCTCGCTGGCCCCCAAGTTCGCAGCAGCCGGCCAGTCCACCCAGATGGTCGTAGGCGCAACCCCCGCCACCGACCGCCAGATCCTCACCACCGCCACCCATCTCTACGGCCAGTACAAGCTCCGCCGCATCTACTACACCGGCTTCTCCCCCTACCCGGAGGCCGACGCCCGCCTCCCCCTCAAGGCCGCCCCATTAATCCGAGAACACCGCCTCTACCAGTCCGACTGGCTCATGCGCTTCTACGGCTTCCAGGCCTCAGAACTCACCACCGAGTCCCAACCAGAACTCAGCCTCACCGAAGACCCCAAGACCACCTGGGCCAGGACTCACCCCGAGTTCTTCCCGGTAGATGTCAACACCGCCCCCCGCGAGTCCATCCTCCGGGTCCCCGGCATAGGCTACCGCAACGTAGAGCGAATCCTGAACATCAGGAAGTACCACGCCCTGACCAGGGAAGACCTCCGCAAGCTAAACGTCCGCCTAAAGCAGTCCCTTCCCTACCTCATCACCACCGATCACCTACCCTCCTCAATCATCCCCACCCCAGAACCCACACCCGAAGTCCAACTAGACCTCTTCGCCCCCACCAGCGCCCTGACCGGCAGCGTGTAG
- a CDS encoding Nif3-like dinuclear metal center hexameric protein: MMIRTGLVLGMIGAAAVSWAQAGPRMTADEVMAKVRVGLGVTAPAGTVDTFKAGDPATPVTGIATTFTPTMAVLRKAVADGANLIITHEPSFYNHQDSSALFVKDPVYLEKIAYIKEHHLVLFRLHDTWHLRVPDGIAEGWVKKAGWEKYKKPGEQMFFTLPPTTLAGLAQDLQAKFGARIFRVVGDPAMRVTNVAYRPGASGEEKQVRALERDDVEVLVAGEASEWETVEYVRDAMLQGRHKGLILLGHETSEEIGMERFAEWLRGVVPGVTVTFIPAGEPYWLPGMPVGVR, translated from the coding sequence ATGATGATTCGGACGGGTTTGGTGTTGGGGATGATCGGGGCGGCGGCTGTAAGTTGGGCGCAGGCCGGGCCCAGGATGACGGCGGACGAGGTGATGGCTAAGGTTCGGGTGGGGCTGGGGGTGACGGCTCCGGCGGGCACCGTCGATACATTCAAGGCGGGTGACCCGGCTACGCCGGTGACGGGGATTGCGACGACCTTTACGCCGACGATGGCCGTGCTGCGGAAGGCGGTGGCCGATGGAGCGAACCTGATCATCACGCATGAGCCTAGTTTTTATAACCACCAGGACAGTTCGGCGCTGTTTGTGAAGGACCCGGTTTACCTGGAGAAGATCGCTTATATCAAGGAGCATCATCTCGTGCTGTTCCGGTTGCACGATACGTGGCATCTGCGGGTGCCGGATGGGATCGCGGAGGGGTGGGTGAAGAAGGCTGGGTGGGAGAAGTATAAGAAGCCGGGGGAGCAGATGTTCTTTACGCTGCCGCCGACTACGCTGGCGGGGCTGGCGCAGGATCTACAAGCCAAGTTTGGGGCCAGGATCTTTCGGGTGGTGGGTGATCCTGCGATGCGGGTGACGAATGTGGCGTATCGTCCGGGGGCTTCAGGGGAGGAGAAGCAGGTGCGGGCTTTGGAGCGGGATGATGTGGAGGTGCTGGTGGCGGGGGAGGCCAGCGAGTGGGAGACGGTGGAGTATGTGCGGGATGCGATGTTGCAGGGGCGGCATAAGGGGCTGATTCTGCTGGGGCATGAGACTTCTGAGGAGATTGGGATGGAGAGGTTTGCGGAGTGGCTTAGGGGGGTGGTGCCCGGGGTGACGGTGACGTTTATTCCGGCGGGTGAGCCTTATTGGTTGCCGGGGATGCCGGTGGGGGTGCGGTAG
- the greB gene encoding transcription elongation factor GreB, which translates to MRQGFTRRPKALEAAPPDQVKNYITPGGIERLKAERHFLLTKDRPAVVQVVAWAASNGDRSENADYQYSKRRLRQIDGRVRFLTKRIEAAEVIDPEAPRTGQRATRAFFGATVRYANAAGIVRVVSIVGTDEVNLDRNHISWASPLGRALMKAGEDDEVVLHAPGGTETLTVLEVRYERIAVEQFQPPPESIASTGQPER; encoded by the coding sequence ATGCGCCAAGGATTTACCAGAAGACCGAAAGCACTCGAGGCCGCCCCGCCCGATCAAGTCAAGAACTACATCACCCCAGGCGGGATCGAACGCCTCAAAGCCGAGCGCCACTTCCTCCTCACCAAAGATCGCCCCGCCGTCGTCCAGGTCGTTGCCTGGGCCGCAAGCAACGGCGACCGCAGCGAAAACGCCGACTACCAATACAGCAAGCGGCGCCTTCGCCAGATTGATGGACGCGTCCGTTTCCTGACCAAGCGAATCGAAGCCGCGGAGGTCATCGATCCGGAAGCCCCCAGAACCGGCCAGCGAGCGACAAGAGCGTTCTTCGGAGCCACCGTCCGCTACGCCAACGCCGCAGGCATAGTGCGAGTGGTCAGCATCGTCGGCACGGATGAAGTCAATCTGGACCGCAACCACATCAGCTGGGCCTCACCCCTGGGCCGCGCCCTCATGAAAGCCGGAGAGGACGACGAAGTCGTTCTCCACGCCCCCGGCGGCACAGAAACCCTGACGGTCCTCGAAGTTCGCTACGAGCGCATCGCAGTGGAACAGTTCCAGCCACCACCCGAGTCCATAGCCTCGACCGGCCAGCCCGAGAGATAA
- the hpt gene encoding hypoxanthine phosphoribosyltransferase: MSNTSTPVFPSATTMDILFSREQIAERVAAIGAQISTDYAGQSVVLIGVLKGAAIFLADLARAITVDNTFDFVAVSSYGRARVSSGAVKLIKDIDNPIEGKHVILVEDILDTGLTLSYLRGLMLQHKPASLKIATCLDKPERRLVPIEADYTAFSIPNRFVIGYGMDYAEVYRNLADIRLFPEEVAGH; the protein is encoded by the coding sequence ATGTCGAACACCAGCACGCCCGTCTTCCCCTCCGCCACCACCATGGACATCCTCTTCTCGCGCGAGCAGATCGCGGAGCGCGTCGCCGCCATCGGCGCCCAGATCTCAACCGACTACGCCGGCCAGTCCGTCGTCCTCATCGGCGTCCTCAAAGGCGCAGCCATCTTCCTCGCCGATCTCGCCCGCGCCATCACCGTAGACAACACCTTCGACTTCGTCGCCGTCTCCAGCTACGGCCGCGCCCGCGTCTCCTCCGGCGCAGTCAAGCTCATCAAGGACATCGACAACCCCATCGAGGGCAAGCACGTCATCCTGGTCGAAGACATCCTCGACACCGGCCTGACGCTCTCGTACCTGCGCGGCCTCATGCTCCAGCACAAGCCCGCCTCCCTCAAGATCGCCACCTGCCTCGACAAGCCCGAGCGCCGCCTCGTCCCCATCGAAGCTGACTACACCGCCTTCTCCATCCCCAACCGTTTCGTCATCGGCTACGGCATGGACTACGCAGAGGTCTACCGCAACCTCGCCGACATCCGCCTCTTCCCAGAAGAAGTAGCCGGCCACTAA
- a CDS encoding prolipoprotein diacylglyceryl transferase, which translates to MQKRERRARRMYPYLNIGPLHLGTFGLLLWLAAVVAAVVLHRTFLRDGVDADALNVVAMVVISGVIGAKLWHELEDPAELVRAMKMVTAPGWGHPGQIVMEFLHWFQAGFAWFGGLLGGIGMLVIQGRGAKFKGTEIRVGGVRMLDLAAPAAFVGYGVGRIGCLTSGDGDYGRNTLGTFWGVHMKADALVPPSPRWALVLPTPLWEFVAAMVLAFVIWQVGKRMRPVGWLTGLYLVLSGTERFIVEFWRINPKLYFGHSMSNAQVAALGSVVVGALVMGAAMAKGTAWAPVGEAESAG; encoded by the coding sequence ATGCAAAAACGGGAGCGCCGTGCGAGGCGTATGTATCCGTATCTGAATATCGGTCCGTTGCACCTGGGGACGTTTGGACTTTTGCTTTGGCTGGCCGCAGTGGTGGCGGCGGTGGTGCTGCACAGGACGTTTTTGCGCGATGGCGTGGATGCGGATGCGCTGAATGTTGTGGCGATGGTGGTGATCTCCGGTGTGATTGGGGCGAAGCTTTGGCATGAGTTGGAGGATCCGGCGGAGCTCGTGCGGGCGATGAAGATGGTTACGGCTCCAGGTTGGGGGCATCCGGGGCAGATTGTGATGGAGTTTCTGCATTGGTTCCAGGCGGGGTTTGCGTGGTTTGGCGGACTGCTGGGTGGGATTGGGATGCTCGTGATCCAGGGGCGCGGGGCTAAGTTCAAGGGGACGGAGATACGGGTGGGTGGGGTGCGGATGCTCGACCTGGCGGCTCCGGCGGCGTTTGTGGGGTATGGGGTGGGACGGATTGGGTGCCTGACGAGCGGGGATGGGGACTATGGGCGGAATACGCTAGGTACGTTCTGGGGCGTGCATATGAAGGCGGATGCGCTGGTGCCGCCGAGCCCGAGGTGGGCGCTAGTGCTGCCTACTCCGCTATGGGAGTTTGTGGCGGCGATGGTGTTGGCGTTCGTGATCTGGCAGGTGGGGAAGAGGATGAGGCCGGTGGGGTGGCTGACGGGGCTTTACCTGGTGCTGAGTGGGACGGAGCGGTTTATCGTCGAGTTCTGGCGGATCAATCCGAAGCTTTACTTTGGGCACAGCATGAGCAATGCGCAGGTGGCAGCGCTGGGGAGTGTGGTGGTGGGGGCTTTGGTGATGGGAGCGGCTATGGCGAAGGGGACTGCCTGGGCTCCGGTGGGTGAGGCGGAAAGTGCTGGTTGA
- a CDS encoding DUF3617 domain-containing protein, translating into MRFFLTMAALTALCSAAPAQEAPMKMGLWETTSVITMQLPPGMPSMMGGTRTITVQSCLTPESWQKTMERAQNPRKDCTYTDKTVTATGMTFAMTCTGRSTTMVKGETVFESKEKGSSTVHMEMSTSGSGGGKMVTDSKGTTRYLGADCGKVKPYTDK; encoded by the coding sequence ATGCGCTTTTTTCTGACCATGGCGGCTTTGACCGCTCTATGCAGTGCTGCGCCCGCACAAGAGGCGCCGATGAAGATGGGGCTTTGGGAGACAACCAGCGTGATTACGATGCAACTGCCGCCGGGGATGCCGAGCATGATGGGTGGGACTCGGACGATCACGGTTCAGAGCTGTCTGACGCCGGAGTCGTGGCAGAAGACCATGGAGCGGGCTCAGAATCCCCGTAAAGACTGCACCTATACGGATAAGACGGTGACCGCTACGGGTATGACGTTTGCGATGACGTGCACGGGCCGCTCTACAACCATGGTGAAGGGTGAGACGGTGTTCGAGTCGAAGGAGAAGGGGAGTTCGACTGTGCATATGGAGATGTCGACGTCCGGTTCGGGTGGGGGCAAGATGGTGACAGATTCCAAAGGGACGACCCGGTATCTGGGCGCGGACTGCGGGAAGGTCAAGCCCTATACGGACAAGTAA
- a CDS encoding M48 family metalloprotease, producing MSVLLAPHLIPIFEHEYRELRPRAPIPPLDIRFRRFTSLNTTIRLREGKLLVRLSDILEPSPASVHHAIAHILLAKLYRKPITPAHSDRYRRYVSSEPVARQAEHIRTTRGRKNISTPIGHHYDLDEVFEAINRRFFHGLLGRPTLTWSAHAARRMLGHYDSAHNTIVVSRVFDRPDTPRCAIEYLLYHEMLHLKHPVRVKAGRRCVHSREFQAEERLFPELEQAKAYLKLL from the coding sequence GTGTCCGTTCTCCTAGCCCCACACCTCATCCCCATCTTCGAGCACGAGTACCGCGAACTCCGCCCCCGCGCCCCCATCCCTCCGCTCGACATCCGCTTCCGCCGTTTCACCTCTCTCAACACCACCATCCGCCTCCGCGAAGGCAAGCTCCTCGTCCGCCTCTCGGACATCCTCGAGCCCTCCCCCGCCTCCGTCCACCACGCCATCGCCCACATCCTCCTCGCCAAGCTCTACCGCAAGCCCATCACCCCCGCCCACTCCGACCGCTACCGCCGTTACGTCTCCTCGGAGCCCGTAGCCCGCCAGGCCGAGCACATCCGCACCACCCGCGGACGCAAAAACATCTCCACCCCCATAGGCCACCACTACGACCTCGACGAAGTCTTCGAGGCCATCAACCGCCGATTCTTCCACGGCTTGCTAGGCCGCCCCACCCTCACCTGGAGCGCCCACGCCGCACGCCGCATGTTGGGCCACTACGACTCCGCCCACAACACCATCGTCGTCAGCCGGGTCTTCGATCGCCCCGACACCCCTCGATGTGCCATCGAATACCTGCTGTATCATGAGATGCTCCACCTCAAGCACCCCGTCCGCGTCAAAGCCGGCCGCCGCTGCGTCCACTCCCGCGAGTTCCAGGCCGAAGAGCGCCTCTTCCCCGAGCTAGAGCAAGCCAAAGCCTACCTCAAGCTCCTCTAG
- a CDS encoding tetratricopeptide repeat protein, whose product MNLIKNTLGCPILGPQSHRGTGWGIVCGSKRPLALAAALLFTLPFAKAQDFSSTTTHTIQLPENPARAAAQAALEARDYPKALKLLTPLAAANPGDAHLQYDLGSVQDVLDQSSPAEASYRAAINADQAFLEPHLALGLLLARAGRFDDARPELVAATKATGENLLKARAFRTLARLDEKSRPADARDELLEALKLSPETPEDTLLTAELAQSAGNGAKPAEAAYRRLLAQHPNDPQATAALAHLLVQEKRPDEAEALLNQSLTANPGDPVLTAQLASLLTQQGKTAQALPLVEDLHKAHPDNPEITHLLASLETQSGNFAAAEPLYAALSNAAPNDGTLADAHADALIHLKRYAEAEKILTHAVTTPITYPTKEDLAASAGHLAFAASSNNDPQGCLQALQLRATVLPSSPTTLFLAAISLDKLHRIKQAQQAYKDFLAASNGSLPDQEFEAQHRLIALQHMH is encoded by the coding sequence ATGAACCTGATCAAAAACACCCTCGGGTGCCCCATCCTCGGACCACAGTCTCATCGTGGGACAGGGTGGGGTATCGTTTGCGGAAGCAAACGACCGCTCGCCCTCGCAGCAGCACTCCTCTTCACCCTCCCCTTCGCCAAAGCCCAGGACTTCAGCAGCACAACCACCCACACCATCCAGCTCCCGGAGAACCCTGCCCGTGCAGCAGCACAAGCAGCCCTCGAAGCTCGCGACTACCCCAAAGCCCTCAAGCTCCTCACCCCGCTAGCGGCCGCCAACCCAGGCGACGCCCACCTCCAGTACGACCTCGGCTCCGTCCAGGACGTCCTAGACCAATCCTCCCCTGCCGAAGCCAGCTACCGCGCCGCCATCAACGCAGACCAGGCCTTCCTGGAGCCCCACCTCGCCCTGGGCCTCCTCCTCGCCCGCGCCGGCCGCTTTGACGATGCCCGCCCCGAACTAGTAGCCGCCACCAAAGCCACGGGAGAAAACCTCCTCAAAGCCCGAGCCTTCCGCACCCTGGCCCGCCTCGACGAAAAATCACGCCCCGCCGACGCCCGCGACGAGCTCCTCGAAGCTCTCAAGCTCTCCCCCGAAACCCCTGAAGACACCCTCCTCACCGCCGAGCTGGCCCAGTCCGCAGGCAACGGAGCCAAGCCCGCCGAAGCAGCCTACCGCCGCCTCCTGGCCCAGCACCCCAACGACCCCCAGGCCACCGCCGCCCTCGCCCACCTCCTCGTCCAGGAGAAGCGCCCTGACGAAGCCGAGGCCCTCCTCAACCAATCCCTCACCGCCAATCCCGGCGACCCCGTCCTCACCGCCCAGCTCGCTTCCCTTCTCACGCAGCAAGGCAAAACCGCCCAGGCCCTCCCGCTTGTAGAAGACCTCCACAAGGCGCATCCGGATAACCCCGAGATCACCCACCTCCTCGCCAGCCTGGAGACCCAATCCGGCAACTTCGCCGCAGCCGAGCCCCTTTACGCCGCCCTCTCCAACGCCGCGCCCAATGACGGAACCCTCGCCGACGCCCACGCCGACGCCCTCATCCACCTCAAGCGCTACGCCGAAGCCGAAAAGATCCTAACGCACGCCGTCACCACGCCAATAACCTATCCAACCAAGGAAGACCTCGCAGCCTCCGCCGGCCACCTCGCCTTCGCCGCGTCATCCAACAATGATCCGCAGGGGTGCTTGCAAGCTTTGCAATTGCGTGCTACAGTCCTTCCATCCTCACCGACCACATTGTTTCTGGCCGCTATTTCGCTCGATAAGCTTCACAGAATCAAGCAAGCCCAGCAGGCGTACAAAGATTTTCTCGCAGCATCGAACGGTTCGTTACCGGATCAGGAGTTTGAGGCGCAACACCGCCTCATCGCCCTGCAACACATGCACTAA
- the uvrA gene encoding excinuclease ABC subunit UvrA — protein MTDQTHTNASPNNQITIRGARTHNLKGIDVDIPHNALTVVSGVSGSGKSSLAFDTVYAEGQRRYVESLSAYARQFLERIEKPDVDHVDGLAPAIAIKQKNQTRNPRSTVATATEIYDYLRLLYARCGTVTCLHCGGIVKRDSVDEIVATILALPEGTRTHALFPITRAEIRIEALQPSSVEETEAPKPAKKAVKKSAKKAATVNIAAATLTDPIKDRLLELRRRGYNRLFQNGAIVEFSTPESLLELDFSKPIFVLIDRLALSPDIRTRLVDAIETGYRESGEIQFHTLPRDEAAPQQFRFSSAFECTTCHRAYREPEPRLFSFNNPFGACPRCQGFGNTIDFDPNLIIPDRSKSLTGDAVAPWASGKYRPHHAEMLRAAKAANIPTSVPWYDLTPAQQSFIEDGSGSFPGIRGFFRDLDRKKYKLHVRVFLSKYRGYALCPDCRGTRLRAEARAVLLSGKNICEVSALTITGATEFFDALNLSPSQMEIAGKVLEEVRQRTHFLHQVGLDYLTLDRLSSTLSGGESQRIQLATSLGSRLVGALYVLDEPSIGLHTRDTAKLIRIMEDLRDLGNTILVVEHDPDVIRAADYLLDLGPGAGELGGQLLAAGTVAEVTRNPASITGKYLSGRLTIPIPKVRREPGRERLKLTGARIHNLRGVDIEIPLNLLCCVTGVSGSGKSTIVHQVLYRALQQALGQTEGADPTGLYRDLSGTQHLNEVILVDQSPIGRTPRSNPVTYIKAFDDIRALFAAQPDAKRKSYAAGAFSFNVPGGRCDVCEGDGTVTVEMQFLADIELPCEECNGTRYKAAILDVKYKGKNIHDVLNMTVKEALVYFAGHQKIVDKLYVLDEVGLSYVRLGQSATTLSGGEAQRVKLASHLATARSVSNRSSLNEAAAKARSRTLYILDEPTTGLHFDDVAKLLAAFRKLIEGGGSLLVIEHNLDVIKSADWVIDMGPEGGNAGGQVVAIGTPEDIAANKASHTGHWLGPVLEATAHHEPIPVHA, from the coding sequence ATGACTGACCAGACTCACACCAACGCATCCCCCAACAACCAGATCACCATCCGCGGAGCCCGCACCCATAACCTTAAGGGCATTGACGTCGATATCCCGCACAACGCCCTCACCGTCGTCTCCGGCGTCAGCGGCTCCGGCAAGTCGTCCCTCGCCTTCGACACCGTCTACGCCGAAGGCCAGCGCCGTTACGTCGAATCGCTCTCCGCTTACGCCCGCCAGTTCCTCGAGCGCATCGAAAAGCCCGACGTAGACCACGTGGACGGTCTCGCCCCCGCCATCGCCATCAAGCAGAAGAACCAGACCCGCAACCCCCGCAGCACGGTCGCCACCGCCACGGAGATCTACGACTATCTCCGCCTCCTCTACGCCCGCTGCGGCACCGTCACCTGCCTCCATTGCGGCGGCATCGTCAAACGCGACTCGGTCGACGAGATCGTAGCCACGATCCTCGCCCTCCCTGAAGGCACCCGCACCCACGCCCTCTTCCCCATCACCCGCGCCGAGATCCGCATCGAGGCCCTTCAACCCTCCTCCGTCGAAGAGACTGAAGCCCCGAAGCCCGCCAAAAAAGCCGTCAAGAAGTCCGCAAAAAAAGCAGCAACAGTCAACATAGCCGCCGCCACCCTCACTGACCCCATCAAGGATCGCCTCCTCGAACTCCGCCGCCGAGGCTACAACCGTCTCTTCCAGAACGGTGCCATAGTCGAGTTCTCCACCCCCGAGTCCCTCCTTGAGCTCGACTTCTCCAAGCCAATCTTCGTCCTCATAGACCGCCTAGCCCTCAGCCCCGATATCCGCACCCGCTTGGTCGATGCAATCGAAACCGGTTACCGCGAATCCGGCGAAATCCAATTCCACACCCTCCCCCGCGACGAAGCCGCCCCCCAGCAATTTAGGTTCAGCTCCGCCTTCGAGTGCACCACCTGCCACCGCGCCTACCGCGAGCCCGAGCCGCGCCTCTTCTCCTTCAACAATCCCTTCGGCGCATGCCCCCGCTGCCAGGGCTTCGGCAACACCATCGACTTCGATCCCAACCTCATCATCCCGGATCGCTCCAAGTCCCTCACAGGCGACGCCGTCGCCCCCTGGGCCTCCGGCAAGTACCGCCCCCATCACGCGGAGATGCTTCGCGCCGCCAAGGCCGCCAACATTCCAACCTCCGTCCCCTGGTACGACCTCACCCCCGCCCAGCAGTCCTTCATAGAAGACGGCAGCGGCAGCTTCCCCGGCATCCGCGGCTTCTTCCGTGACCTCGACCGCAAAAAATACAAGCTCCACGTCCGCGTCTTCCTCTCCAAGTACCGTGGCTACGCCCTCTGCCCCGACTGCCGGGGCACTCGCCTCCGCGCCGAGGCCCGCGCCGTCCTCCTCTCCGGCAAGAACATCTGCGAGGTCTCCGCCCTCACCATCACCGGCGCAACCGAGTTCTTCGACGCCCTCAACCTCAGCCCATCCCAGATGGAGATCGCCGGCAAGGTCCTGGAAGAGGTCCGCCAGCGCACTCACTTTCTCCACCAGGTCGGCCTCGACTATCTCACCCTCGACCGCCTCTCCAGCACTCTCTCCGGCGGCGAATCCCAACGCATCCAGCTAGCCACATCGCTAGGCTCCCGCCTGGTAGGCGCGTTGTATGTCTTGGACGAGCCAAGCATCGGCCTCCACACCCGGGACACCGCCAAGCTCATCCGCATCATGGAAGACCTCCGCGATCTCGGCAACACCATCCTCGTCGTCGAGCACGACCCCGACGTCATCCGCGCGGCAGACTACCTCCTCGATCTCGGTCCCGGAGCCGGCGAGCTAGGCGGCCAACTCCTAGCCGCAGGCACCGTAGCCGAGGTCACCCGCAACCCCGCCTCTATCACCGGCAAATACCTCTCGGGCCGCCTGACGATCCCGATTCCGAAAGTCCGCCGAGAGCCGGGGCGGGAGCGCCTCAAGCTCACCGGCGCACGCATCCACAACCTCCGCGGCGTAGACATCGAGATCCCCCTCAACCTTCTCTGCTGCGTCACCGGCGTCTCCGGCTCCGGCAAGTCCACCATCGTCCACCAGGTCCTCTACCGAGCCCTCCAGCAGGCTCTTGGCCAGACCGAAGGCGCAGACCCCACCGGCCTCTATCGCGACCTCTCCGGCACCCAGCACCTCAACGAGGTCATCCTCGTCGACCAGTCCCCTATCGGCCGCACACCCCGCTCCAACCCCGTCACCTACATCAAGGCCTTCGACGACATCCGCGCCCTCTTCGCCGCGCAGCCCGACGCCAAGCGCAAGTCCTACGCCGCCGGAGCCTTCTCCTTCAACGTTCCCGGCGGACGCTGCGACGTCTGCGAAGGCGACGGCACCGTCACCGTAGAAATGCAATTCCTCGCAGACATCGAACTCCCCTGCGAGGAGTGCAACGGCACCCGCTACAAAGCCGCCATCCTCGACGTCAAGTACAAGGGCAAGAACATCCACGACGTCCTCAATATGACCGTCAAGGAAGCTCTCGTCTACTTCGCCGGCCATCAAAAGATCGTAGACAAGCTCTACGTCCTCGACGAGGTAGGCCTCTCCTACGTCCGCCTCGGCCAGTCCGCTACCACCCTCTCCGGCGGCGAAGCCCAACGTGTCAAACTAGCCTCACACCTGGCCACGGCCCGCTCCGTCTCGAACCGGTCCTCATTGAATGAAGCCGCAGCCAAGGCTCGTTCCCGAACCCTCTACATCCTCGACGAGCCCACCACCGGCCTCCACTTCGACGACGTCGCCAAGCTCCTCGCAGCTTTCCGCAAGCTCATCGAAGGCGGCGGCTCCCTCCTTGTCATCGAGCACAATCTGGACGTCATCAAGTCCGCCGACTGGGTCATCGACATGGGTCCCGAGGGCGGCAACGCCGGAGGCCAAGTCGTAGCCATAGGCACCCCGGAAGACATAGCCGCCAACAAGGCCAGCCACACCGGCCACTGGCTTGGCCCCGTCCTCGAAGCCACCGCCCACCACGAACCCATCCCGGTACACGCATGA